Within the uncultured Fusobacterium sp. genome, the region CAGGTGTGAATGGTGCTGGAAAAACAACTCTTTATAAAATAATGACTTTATCAGAAAATTTAGGTAGGAGAATAAATACAGATGAAATTGTTATGGAGATAGGAGATTGGAGAAATAATCAAGATCAAATGAGAGCAGGAAGAATAGCTTTAAATATGAGAAAAGAGTGTGTAGATAAGATGATTTCCTTTAATCAAGAGACTACTCTTACAGGAAAGAGAATATTAAAAGCTATTGAAGAGATAAAAGAAAAGGGGTATACAATTTATCTTTATTATATAGGATTAAATTCTCCAGAAATAGCAAAGGAGAGAATAAAAAATAGAGTTTTAAATGGAGGACATGATATTCCAGAGGAAGTAGTGGAGAAAAGATATTATGAAACTCTTGAAAATTTAAAAAAAGTAGTTCCTTTGGCAGACTATGTAAGAATATATGATAATTCTAAAAATTATAAACTTTGTTACTATAAAAGTAAAACCTGGGATTTAGTTCTTTCTCAAGAGTTGCCAAAGTGGTTAGATGGGATTATTTAAAAAATTACATTGGAAAAGTTAAAAATTTTAAATACCTTTATTTTTACGTTTAGAAACTAATTTTATTGAAAAATTAGTTTCTATTTTTTTATTTTTGAAAAATAAGAAAAAAAATTTTCAAAACTATGTTGACATAAATGTTTTAAAGGAGTATAATCATAGTCAAAATAAATATTTTATAACAAGAGTACTAAAAAAATAGTACTGAGTTAAGTACGGTCTTTTTATGACTTTCTGTAAAATACTATATTTATATATAAAATTTAAATAGTAATTAAATTATAAGGGGGAAAATTATGAGAAAGTATTTATACGGATTTTTTATGTTTATTTTGTCAATCTTTGCTTTTGCAGCTGAACCAGATTATCATATTGGGGTAGTTAGTGGAACTGTATCTCAATCAGAAGATAATCTACGTGGAGCAGAAGAAATAGTAAAAATGTATGGATCAGTGGATAAAGGTGGAATGGTAACTCATGTTACATATCCAGATAACTTTATGCAAGAGATGGAAACAACTATCTCTCAAATGGTAGGATTAGCTGATGACCCTAAAATGAAAGTTATTATTGTAGGAGAAGCTGTTCCAGGAACAGTTGAAGCATTTAGAAGAATTAGAGAAGCAAGACCAGATATTATACTTATAGCAAACAATCCTCATGAAGATCCTGAAATTATTTCAGAAGCAGCAGATTTAGTAACTTATCCAGATAATATAGCAAGAGGATATTTAATTGTTAAAGCTGCTAAAAAAATGGGAGCAGAAAAATTCATGCATATCTCTTTCCCAAGACACTTAAGTTATGAATTATTATCAAGAAGAAGAAATATAATGGCTGAAGCAGCTAAAGATTTAGGAATGGAATTTATTGAAATGTCAGCTCCAGACCCAGTAAGTGACGTTGG harbors:
- a CDS encoding DUF3798 domain-containing protein; the encoded protein is MFILSIFAFAAEPDYHIGVVSGTVSQSEDNLRGAEEIVKMYGSVDKGGMVTHVTYPDNFMQEMETTISQMVGLADDPKMKVIIVGEAVPGTVEAFRRIREARPDIILIANNPHEDPEIISEAADLVTYPDNIARGYLIVKAAKKMGAEKFMHISFPRHLSYELLSRRRNIMAEAAKDLGMEFIEMSAPDPVSDVGVAGAQQYILEQVPSWLEKFGDKTAFFATNDAHTEPLLKRVAENGGYFVEADLPSPTMGYPGALGIKFSEDEKGNWPKILKKVEDTVVSKGAAGRMGTWAYSYNFISVVALGDHARNVIENDVDVTDFDAIMESLKKFTPGAGWNGSNYTDVNGIEKENFYLLYQDTYVLGKGYLNMTDETVPEKYFKIK
- a CDS encoding zeta toxin family protein; protein product: MANCVIFAGVNGAGKTTLYKIMTLSENLGRRINTDEIVMEIGDWRNNQDQMRAGRIALNMRKECVDKMISFNQETTLTGKRILKAIEEIKEKGYTIYLYYIGLNSPEIAKERIKNRVLNGGHDIPEEVVEKRYYETLENLKKVVPLADYVRIYDNSKNYKLCYYKSKTWDLVLSQELPKWLDGII